Proteins encoded together in one Triticum dicoccoides isolate Atlit2015 ecotype Zavitan chromosome 7B, WEW_v2.0, whole genome shotgun sequence window:
- the LOC119339021 gene encoding uncharacterized CRM domain-containing protein At3g25440, chloroplastic-like has protein sequence MASLVPRLLGRRALQPAVALRSPRDPWMRFHGANPPRPCPLFRPSLGVDGCARAARRWWFLSPVRHRSTAVTLNTDGGFARFSVGDPGTNQNGGQNQPQAKKKKMSKKSKVNQLKWYRLKAKKKMKSPNPEVRIRYKLEKAKRKEEWLIEKLRKYEAPRAPEPVHDPEILTEEEKFYLKRTGEKKKNYVPVGRRGVFGGVVLNMHLHWKKHETMQVVCKPCRPGQVYEYAEELARLSKGTVIDIKPNNTIIFYRGKNYVQPKVMSPPDTLSKQKALEKYRYEQSLEHTSKFIEQLEQELEDYQKHVALFKKREGAISEQISNEDSDVDDLTTSSDTD, from the exons ATGGCGTCCCTCGTGCCCCGGCTCCTTGGCCGCCGGGCTCTGCAACCCGCCGTTGCTCTACGCTCTCCACG CGATCCTTGGATGCGATTCCACGGCGCAAATCCCCCACGCCCCTGCCCGCTGTTCCGGCCTTCCCTGGGGGTTGATGGATGCGCGAGAGCTGCGCGGAGATGGTGGTTTCTCTCGCCGGTAAGGCACCGGAGCACGGCGGTGACGCTGAACACGGACGGAGGCTTTGCGCGCTTCTCGGTCGGAGATCCGGGCACGAATCAGAATGGGGGGCAGAATCAGCCgcaagcgaagaagaagaagatgtccaAGAAGTCCAAGGTCAACCAGCTCAAGTGGTATCGCCTCAAGGCCAAAAAGAAGATGAAGTCGCCCAACCCCGAAGTCAGGATAAGATACAAGCTCGAAAAG GCCAAGAGGAAAGAAGAATGGCTGATTGAGAAACTCAGGAAGTACGAGGCCCCGAGGGCTCCGGAGCCGGTTCATGACCCTGAGATTCTGACCGAGGAGGAGAAGTTCTATCTGAAACGGActggggagaagaaaaagaactatgttCCTGTTGGGAGGAGAGGGGTGTTTGGTGGTGTGGTTCTCAACATGCACCTCCACTGGAAGAAGCATGAGACTATGCAAGTAGTCTGCAAGCCCTGTCGACCTGGGCAAGTGTATGAGTACGCAGAGGAGTTGGCGAGGCTCAGCAAAGGGACAGTTATTGATATTAAACCTAATAATACCATTATCTTTTATCGTGGAAAGAATTATGTGCAGCCAAAGGTTATGTCACCTCCTGATACTCTTTCTAAGCAGAAG GCCTTGGAGAAATATAGGTATGAACAGTCTCTTGAACATACCAGTAAATTTATTGAGCAGCTGGAACAGGAGCTTGAAGATTACCAGAAGCATGTTGCTTTATTTAAGAAGCGTGAAGGGGCTATTTCTGAGCAAATCAGTAATGAAGACTCTGATGTGGATGACCTCACAACTAGCTCAGATACCGATTGA
- the LOC119338164 gene encoding aspartyl protease family protein At5g10770-like, whose amino-acid sequence MELLLLLLLLACSLIFPLAAPAREITNACTSQANVFQHVNGTGMHLPLHHPQSPCSPAPLPSDLPFSAVIAHDEARIARLASRLAKTPSRHPTSLRQQHREKSSGDNHLADSLASSVPLAPGTSVGVGNYVTQLGLGTPATTYAMVVDTGSSLTWLQCSPCVVSCHRQAGPLYNPRASSTYAAVPCSAPQCGELQAATLNPSSCSASGVCIYQATYGDSSFSLGYLSRDTVSFGSGRFPGFYYGCGQDNEGLFGRSAGLIGLARNKLSLLYQLAPSLGDSFSYCLPTTASTGYLSIGSYNPAEYSYTPMVSSSLDASLYFVSLASMSVAGSPLAVSPSEYGSQPTIIDSGTVITRLPMAVYTALSKALGAAMGGAPRAPAYSILDTCFKGQVSTLRVPAVDMAFAGGATLKLAPGNVLIDVDESTTCLAFAATDSTAIIGNTQQQTFGVVYDVAQSRIGFAAGGCS is encoded by the exons AtggagttgcttcttcttcttcttcttctcgcatGCTCTCTCATCTTCCCTCTTGCCGCTCCTGCCAGGGAGATCACCAACGCCTGCACCTCACAAGCTAATG TTTTTCAGCACGTGAACGGCACCGGCATGCACCTGCCGCTGCACCACCCGCAGAGCCCCTGCTCGCCGGCGCCTCTGCCCTCGGACCTCCCCTTCTCCGCTGTGATCGCCCACGACGAGGCGCGCATCGCCCGCCTCGCCTCGCGCCTTGCCAAGACTCCCTCCCGCCACCCGACGTCGCTCCGCCAACAGCACCGCGAGAAGTCCTCCGGCGATAACCACCTCGCCGACTCACTGGCCAGCTCGGTGCCGCTCGCGCCCGGCACGTCGGTCGGCGTGGGCAACTACGTCACCCAGCTGGGCCTCGGCACGCCGGCGACCACCTACGCCATGGTCGTCGACACGGGGTCGTCGCTCACGTGGCTCCAGTGCTCCCCCTGCGTGGTGTCGTGCCACCGGCAGGCCGGCCCGCTCTACAACCCGCGCGCGTCCAGCACGTACGCCGCCGTGCCGTGCTCGGCGCCGCAGTGCGGGGAGCTGCAGGCCGCCACGCTCAACCCGTCTTCGTGCTCCGCCTCCGGCGTCTGCATCTACCAGGCAACCTACGGCGACAGCTCCTTCTCCCTGGGGTACCTCAGCAGGGACACCGTCTCCTTTGGCTCCGGCAGGTTCCCCGGCTTCTACTACGGCTGCGGCCAGGACAACGAGGGCCTCTTCGGCCGGTCGGCCGGGCTCATCGGCCTCGCGCGCAACAAGCTGTCGCTGCTCTACCAGCTCGCGCCGAGCCTCGGCGACTCCTTCTCCTACTGCCTGCCGACCACGGCGTCCACCGGGTACCTGTCCATCGGGTCGTACAACCCGGCGGAGTACTCGTACACGCCCATGGTGTCCAGCTCGCTCGACGCCTCGCTCTACTTCGTCAGCCTCGCTAGCATGTCCGTCGCCGGGAGCCCGCTCGCCGTGTCGCCCTCGGAGTACGGCAGCCAGCCGACGATCATCGACTCCGGCACTGTGATCACGCGCCTGCCCATGGCCGTGTACACGGCGCTGAGCAAGGCGTTGGGCGCGGCCATGGGAGGGGCGCCCCGCGCGCCGGCGTACTCCATCCTGGACACGTGCTTCAAGGGCCAGGTGTCAACGCTGCGCGTGCCGGCCGTGGACATGGCGTTCGCCGGCGGCGCGACGCTGAAGCTGGCGCCGGGCAATGTGCTGATCGACGTGGACGAGTCCACGACGTGCCTCGCGTTCGCGGCCACCGACAGCACAGCGATCATCGGGAACACGCAGCAGCAGACGTTCGGCGTCGTCTACGACGTCGCGCAGTCCAGGATCGGCTTCGCGGCCGGCGGCTGCAGCTGA
- the LOC119340709 gene encoding aconitate hydratase, cytoplasmic-like isoform X2: protein MATSSSNSNPFSFALRGLRDRDGGNCGSYYSIPDLGDQRIDKLPYTIRVLLESAVRNCDEFQITKEDVEKIMGWEKTSLEQVEIPFKPSRVILQDFTGVPVLVDLASMRDAMSELGGNPDKINPMVPADLVIDHSVTANVVRSQNAIQANMELEFERNKERFAFLKWGSSAFHNMLIIPPGSGIVHQVNLEYLARVVFNRDGLLYPDSVLGTDSYTTMINGLGVVGWGGGGIDAEAAMLGQPMSMVLPAVVGFKLHGTLRDGVTATDLVLTVTQMLRKHGVVGKFVEFYGRGMEELALADRATIANMAPEYGATAGFFPVDHITLEYLKMTGREDETVSTIEAYLRANKMFVDYNEPKIEPTYSSYIELDLGDVEPCISGPKRPHDRVTLKDMKTDWHACLENKIGFKGYGIPKDLQNRVVKFDFHGRTAELKHGTVVIAAITSCTNTSNPTVMIASGLVAKKAYELGLEVKPWIKTSLAPGSGVVTKYLLRSGLLKYLSDLGFNLVGYGCTTCIGNSGDLDQIVADEITENDIIAAAVLSGNRNFEGRIHPLTQANYLASPPLVVVYALAGTVDINFEEEPIGTGKGNRPIFLRDIWPSSEEVSEIVHSNVLVDMFKSTYEVITKGNPMWNQLVVPTADVYSWDPNSTYIREPPFFKGMNHISPAGSIHKDSPAAKYLVGHSVKHRDFNSYGSRRGNYEVMMRGTFGNIRIVNKLLDGEPGPKTIHIPTREKLYVYDAAMRYKNDGQDTIVLAGSEYGTGSSRDWDAKGTMLLGVKAVIAKSFERIHRSNLVGMGVIPLCFKSGEDMDSIGLTGQEQYTIHLPSSIHEMQPGQDIVVTTSTRKSFTCTLRFDTEVELSYFDHGRILQYLMRKLINSAR from the exons atgg ctaccagcagcagcaacagcaatccATTCAGCTTCGCCTTGAGGGGGCTCCGAGACCGCGACGGTGGCAATTGTGGCAGCTACTACAGCATCCCCGACCTAGGCGATCAGCGAATAG ATAAACTGCCATACACCATTCGTGTTCTTCTTGAATCTGCGGTGCGTAATTGTGACGAGTTCCAAATAACCAAGGAGGATGTAGAAAAGATCATGGGCTGGGAGAAGACCTCCCTGGAGCAAGTTGAAATCCCATTCAAACCCTCACGTGTGATACTTCAG GATTTTACTGGTGTGCCTGTCCTTGTTGACCTTGCAAGCATGCGCGACGCAATGTCGGAATTAGGTGGCAATCCTGACAAGATTAACCCGATG GTTCCAGCAGATCTTGTAATTGATCACTCAGTAACTGCTAATGTGGTGAGGTCACAAAATGCGATACAGGCCAATATGGAACTGGAATTCGAGAGAAACAAGGAACGGTTCGCCTTCCTTAAATGGGGGTCTTCTGCATTTCACAATATGCTTATCATACCTCCTGGTTCTGGTATTGTTCATCAG GTAAATCTTGAGTATCTTGCCAGAGTTGTTTTCAACAGAGATGGCCTTCTTTATCCCGACAGTGTCCTGGGGACTGATTCCTACACTACAATGATAAATGGACTGGGTGTTGTTGGTTGGGGGGGTGGAGGGATTGATGCTGAGGCAGCTATGCTTGGTCAG CCCATGAGCATGGTATTACCTGCTGTCGTTGGATTCAAGCTACATGGAACACTAAGGGATGGGGTCACAGCAACTGACCTAGTTCTCACGGTTACCCAAATGCTTCGGAAACATGGTGTTGTTGGAAAGTTTGTGGAGTTCTATG GCCGAGGTATGGAAGAGCTTGCATTGGCTGATAGAGCAACAATTGCAAATATGGCACCAGAGTATGGAGCAACTGCTGGTTTCTTTCCAGTTGACCATATCACCTTAGAATATCTTAAAATGACTGGAAGAGAAGATGAAACT GTATCAACAATAGAGGCATATCTACGTGCAAACAAAATGTTTGTGGATTACAATGAA CCTAAAATAGAACCGACATATTCATCATACATAGAATTGGATCTGGGAGATGTTGAGCCATGTATTTCTGGTCCGAAGAG ACCTCATGATCGAGTCACCTTAAAAGACATGAAGACAGACTGGCATGCATGTCTGGAAAATAAAATTGGTTTCAAG GGTTATGGTATCCCAAAAGATTTGCAAAATAGAGTTGTGAAGTTTGATTTTCATGGGCGAACTGCAGAGCTTAAACATGGGACTGTTGTCATAGCTGCTATCACAAGCTGCACAAACACCTCAAACCCCACCGTTATGATTGCTTCTGGGTTGGTTGCAAAGAAAGCTTACGAGTTGGGCCTCGAG GTCAAACCATGGATTAAAACAAGTCTTGCCCCTGGGTCAGGAGTTGTTACCAAATATCTGCTTAGGAG TGGTTTGCTGAAGTACTTGAGCGACCTGGGTTTCAATCTAGTTGGGTATGGCTGTACTACCTGTATCGGAAATTCAGGTGATCTTGATCAAATCGTTGCAGATGAAATTACAGAAAATG ACATCATCGCGGCTGCTGTTCTTTCTGGAAACCGTAACTTTGAAGGGCGGATACATCCATTAACTCAAGCTAATTATCTTGCTTCTCCTCCTCTAGTCGTTGTATATGCTCTTGCTGGCACC GTTGATATCAATTTTGAAGAGGAGCCAATTGGAACTGGAAAGGGCAACAGACCAATTTTCCTAAGGGACATCTGGCCATCTAGCGAGGAAGTATCAGAA ATTGTGCATTCCAATGTCTTGGTTGATATGTTCAAAAGTACTTATGAGGTAATCACGAAAGGCAATCCCATGTGGAACCAACTGGTGGTTCCAACTGCAGATGTTTACTCTTGGGATCCTAATTCAACCTACATTCGTGAGCCTCCTTTCTTCAAAGGCATGA ATCATATTTCACCAGCTGGGAGCATTCACAAGGATAGCCCAGCTGCCAAGTATCTCGTTGGCCATTCTGTGAAGCACAGGGATTTTAATTCGTATGGCAGCCGTCGCGGAAACTATGAAGTAATGATGAGGGGAACCTTCGGCAATATTAGGATTGTCAACAAGCTTTTGGACGGTGAACCTGGACCAAAAACAATTCACATTCCAACAAGAGAGAAGCTTTATGTCTATGATGCTGCCATG AGGTATAAGAATGATGGGCAAGACACAATTGTATTGGCGGGTTCTGAATATGGGACTGGAAGTTCGAGGGACTGGGATGCAAAAGGCACTATGTTGCTG GGAGTTAAGGCTGTAATTGCCAAAAGTTTCGAAAGAATCCATCGAAGCAATTTAGTCGGGATGGGTGTAATTCCTCTGTGCTTCAAGTCTGGAGAAGATATGGACTCAATTGGTTTGACTGGACAAGAACAATACACTATTCATCTTCCAAGCAGTATTCATGAAATGCAGCCCGGCCAGGATATTGTTGTTACCACAAGCACACGAAAATCGTTTACGTGTACGCTTCGCTTTGACACAGAG GTGGAACTGTCTTACTTTGATCATGGGAGAATACTACAATACCTTATGCGAAAACTTATCAATTCAGCACGTTAG
- the LOC119340709 gene encoding aconitate hydratase, cytoplasmic-like isoform X1, which yields MATSSSNSNPFSFALRGLRDRDGGNCGSYYSIPDLGDQRIDKLPYTIRVLLESAVRNCDEFQITKEDVEKIMGWEKTSLEQVEIPFKPSRVILQDFTGVPVLVDLASMRDAMSELGGNPDKINPMVPADLVIDHSVTANVVRSQNAIQANMELEFERNKERFAFLKWGSSAFHNMLIIPPGSGIVHQVNLEYLARVVFNRDGLLYPDSVLGTDSYTTMINGLGVVGWGGGGIDAEAAMLGQPMSMVLPAVVGFKLHGTLRDGVTATDLVLTVTQMLRKHGVVGKFVEFYGRGMEELALADRATIANMAPEYGATAGFFPVDHITLEYLKMTGREDETVSTIEAYLRANKMFVDYNEPKIEPTYSSYIELDLGDVEPCISGPKRPHDRVTLKDMKTDWHACLENKIGFKGYGIPKDLQNRVVKFDFHGRTAELKHGTVVIAAITSCTNTSNPTVMIASGLVAKKAYELGLEVKPWIKTSLAPGSGVVTKYLLRSGLLKYLSDLGFNLVGYGCTTCIGNSGDLDQIVADEITENDIIAAAVLSGNRNFEGRIHPLTQANYLASPPLVVVYALAGTVDINFEEEPIGTGKGNRPIFLRDIWPSSEEVSEIVHSNVLVDMFKSTYEVITKGNPMWNQLVVPTADVYSWDPNSTYIREPPFFKGMSMDPPGPHSIKDAYCLLSFGDCVTTDHISPAGSIHKDSPAAKYLVGHSVKHRDFNSYGSRRGNYEVMMRGTFGNIRIVNKLLDGEPGPKTIHIPTREKLYVYDAAMRYKNDGQDTIVLAGSEYGTGSSRDWDAKGTMLLGVKAVIAKSFERIHRSNLVGMGVIPLCFKSGEDMDSIGLTGQEQYTIHLPSSIHEMQPGQDIVVTTSTRKSFTCTLRFDTEVELSYFDHGRILQYLMRKLINSAR from the exons atgg ctaccagcagcagcaacagcaatccATTCAGCTTCGCCTTGAGGGGGCTCCGAGACCGCGACGGTGGCAATTGTGGCAGCTACTACAGCATCCCCGACCTAGGCGATCAGCGAATAG ATAAACTGCCATACACCATTCGTGTTCTTCTTGAATCTGCGGTGCGTAATTGTGACGAGTTCCAAATAACCAAGGAGGATGTAGAAAAGATCATGGGCTGGGAGAAGACCTCCCTGGAGCAAGTTGAAATCCCATTCAAACCCTCACGTGTGATACTTCAG GATTTTACTGGTGTGCCTGTCCTTGTTGACCTTGCAAGCATGCGCGACGCAATGTCGGAATTAGGTGGCAATCCTGACAAGATTAACCCGATG GTTCCAGCAGATCTTGTAATTGATCACTCAGTAACTGCTAATGTGGTGAGGTCACAAAATGCGATACAGGCCAATATGGAACTGGAATTCGAGAGAAACAAGGAACGGTTCGCCTTCCTTAAATGGGGGTCTTCTGCATTTCACAATATGCTTATCATACCTCCTGGTTCTGGTATTGTTCATCAG GTAAATCTTGAGTATCTTGCCAGAGTTGTTTTCAACAGAGATGGCCTTCTTTATCCCGACAGTGTCCTGGGGACTGATTCCTACACTACAATGATAAATGGACTGGGTGTTGTTGGTTGGGGGGGTGGAGGGATTGATGCTGAGGCAGCTATGCTTGGTCAG CCCATGAGCATGGTATTACCTGCTGTCGTTGGATTCAAGCTACATGGAACACTAAGGGATGGGGTCACAGCAACTGACCTAGTTCTCACGGTTACCCAAATGCTTCGGAAACATGGTGTTGTTGGAAAGTTTGTGGAGTTCTATG GCCGAGGTATGGAAGAGCTTGCATTGGCTGATAGAGCAACAATTGCAAATATGGCACCAGAGTATGGAGCAACTGCTGGTTTCTTTCCAGTTGACCATATCACCTTAGAATATCTTAAAATGACTGGAAGAGAAGATGAAACT GTATCAACAATAGAGGCATATCTACGTGCAAACAAAATGTTTGTGGATTACAATGAA CCTAAAATAGAACCGACATATTCATCATACATAGAATTGGATCTGGGAGATGTTGAGCCATGTATTTCTGGTCCGAAGAG ACCTCATGATCGAGTCACCTTAAAAGACATGAAGACAGACTGGCATGCATGTCTGGAAAATAAAATTGGTTTCAAG GGTTATGGTATCCCAAAAGATTTGCAAAATAGAGTTGTGAAGTTTGATTTTCATGGGCGAACTGCAGAGCTTAAACATGGGACTGTTGTCATAGCTGCTATCACAAGCTGCACAAACACCTCAAACCCCACCGTTATGATTGCTTCTGGGTTGGTTGCAAAGAAAGCTTACGAGTTGGGCCTCGAG GTCAAACCATGGATTAAAACAAGTCTTGCCCCTGGGTCAGGAGTTGTTACCAAATATCTGCTTAGGAG TGGTTTGCTGAAGTACTTGAGCGACCTGGGTTTCAATCTAGTTGGGTATGGCTGTACTACCTGTATCGGAAATTCAGGTGATCTTGATCAAATCGTTGCAGATGAAATTACAGAAAATG ACATCATCGCGGCTGCTGTTCTTTCTGGAAACCGTAACTTTGAAGGGCGGATACATCCATTAACTCAAGCTAATTATCTTGCTTCTCCTCCTCTAGTCGTTGTATATGCTCTTGCTGGCACC GTTGATATCAATTTTGAAGAGGAGCCAATTGGAACTGGAAAGGGCAACAGACCAATTTTCCTAAGGGACATCTGGCCATCTAGCGAGGAAGTATCAGAA ATTGTGCATTCCAATGTCTTGGTTGATATGTTCAAAAGTACTTATGAGGTAATCACGAAAGGCAATCCCATGTGGAACCAACTGGTGGTTCCAACTGCAGATGTTTACTCTTGGGATCCTAATTCAACCTACATTCGTGAGCCTCCTTTCTTCAAAGGCATGAGTATGGATCCACCTGGGCCTCATAGTATAAAGGATGCCTACTGCTTGTTGAGCTTTGGTGACTGTGTAACGACAGATCATATTTCACCAGCTGGGAGCATTCACAAGGATAGCCCAGCTGCCAAGTATCTCGTTGGCCATTCTGTGAAGCACAGGGATTTTAATTCGTATGGCAGCCGTCGCGGAAACTATGAAGTAATGATGAGGGGAACCTTCGGCAATATTAGGATTGTCAACAAGCTTTTGGACGGTGAACCTGGACCAAAAACAATTCACATTCCAACAAGAGAGAAGCTTTATGTCTATGATGCTGCCATG AGGTATAAGAATGATGGGCAAGACACAATTGTATTGGCGGGTTCTGAATATGGGACTGGAAGTTCGAGGGACTGGGATGCAAAAGGCACTATGTTGCTG GGAGTTAAGGCTGTAATTGCCAAAAGTTTCGAAAGAATCCATCGAAGCAATTTAGTCGGGATGGGTGTAATTCCTCTGTGCTTCAAGTCTGGAGAAGATATGGACTCAATTGGTTTGACTGGACAAGAACAATACACTATTCATCTTCCAAGCAGTATTCATGAAATGCAGCCCGGCCAGGATATTGTTGTTACCACAAGCACACGAAAATCGTTTACGTGTACGCTTCGCTTTGACACAGAG GTGGAACTGTCTTACTTTGATCATGGGAGAATACTACAATACCTTATGCGAAAACTTATCAATTCAGCACGTTAG